The stretch of DNA TGGAGCCACTACCTGCTGTAGGCCCCATGGggtacatgttagcaggaagctggagccagagccaggtgtggaaacccagatgtgggatgcaggcatcctatcaGGCAACACACCTGCCCTGAAATTaaccttttatttacttatattttaagatatatttattaaaaaatttatttttattacaaagtcagatataaacagatgaggaaaaacagaggaagatcttctgtccgctgattcactcctcaagtgaccgcaatggctggagctgagccaatctaaagccaggagcctctttcaagtctcccacacgggtacaggatccaaggctttgggctgtcctcaactgcattcccaggccacaggcaaggagctggatgggaagcggggctgtcgggattacaactggcacccatatgggaacctggcggtgcatggaaggcaaggactttaaccgctatgctacggcgctgggcccaaagatttatttatttttattgcaaagtcagatatacaaagaggaagatcttccaagtgaccgcaacggctggtgctgcgccgatccgaagccaggagccaggaacttcttccaggtctctcatgcaggtgcaaggtcccaaggctttgggctgtcctcaactgctttcccagaccacaagcagggagctggcgcccatattggatcccaatgcattcaaggtgaggactttagctgctaggccaccacgccaggtccttttattatcattttttaagattaaaaaaacacaatttattagaaagatagatatacagagaggagaaacagacaggaagatcttccgtctgatttactcctcacgtggccgcaatagccagagctgtgccaatccaaagccaggagcctggagcctcttccaggtctcccactgggtgcagggtcccaaggcttttggccatccttgactgctttctccgGCCACAAGCTGGAAattggaggggaagcagggtcgctgggattagaaccagtgcccatacagggtcCCAGCgcctgcaaggtgagaacttcagccgctaggctaccacactgggctctagcactttattttttacttcattaaaaaaaaaattgttccaaacacagtaacagaaagaggagagacagagatcttccatctgctggttcaatccccaaatggctcctgaagccaggagcctagagctttatctaggtgtctcacatgggtataggggcccaaccAATTGGACTgtcttgcactgccttcccaggaacatcagcaggaagctggattggaagtagagcagctgggactcgaaccaaaaccaatgtgggatgctggtaccaggcagaggcttaacctttTATACCACAACCCAgccctgttttttaaaaatcatactttTTATCCATTTCCAGGTAAATGATAAAAGCAATGGAATTTTTCTTGTCACTCCACATTTTCTAGCCTGTCAGACTCAGAATGCACACAGACTCCTGGCCTGATCAGATTCACTGCTCTAAGCAGGTATTTATTCATGCGCTCAGCCTCCCCTTTCCACCCAGTTTCAAGGCTATTTTCAAATATGAGTAAATACAAAAACTACTAAGTGGCAAGAAGTCAGCCCAAGGGCAGCCCTGGGTCCGCCTCACCTGGGTCTAGTTCAGCTGGCGGATGAGCTGATTGATGCGTTCGCCCCGGTAGCCAGGCGAGCCCATCTCCTTGAGGAAGCCCGCTCTGTTCTTGGTAGCATGGCGGGCTACGGACAGCTGGAAGGGGCGCAGGAACCTTGCGATGTTCTGGAAATGCTCACCAGGAAAGGCAATTTCATGAATGAGGTCTTCTAAGCAAATGACACCGAATCTCCCTAAAAAGCACAAGGACACAGACTCTGCTATTCATCCTTCACCTGACAGAGCCGAGAAGCTCCGTaggccagagctggggcctgCGACAGATTCCCACGGCCCAGGGACCCCAGGTCTGCCAGCCAGGCCCaaggcccctgctgctgccctcacCCAGGTGCTCCTCAATCATCGTGTTGTCCGTCAGAGGGACGGTCTTCTTGTTGACCCTGGCTTGTCCACGTTTTAAGATGAGTTCCCGGACGGACTTCAGGTTTGGAAATCTATGGGAGGCAGAATGAAAGTGCGTTAGCCACTGTGCTACTATGGTCAGCCATGCTATGTTAAGAGGACACACACTGCAAGACAGTGGCCATTCCTGCTGCCCAGCTAGGAAAAGACCAGAAACTTCCCCTTCTATCCCATGTTCCAGCAGGGATGCTTGGGAATAAACTtgcaagagaaggaaaggagtggCCCTGACTATGTCATTCAGCAGGTGTTCAccaggcaaaaacaaaaagagactGGATCCTGGCCGCGGTCCGGCCCCCAGGCCCAAGCCTGCGGAAACAAAGCCCACGCTGTTACTGCATTTTAACACTTGAGAAGTGCTCCTCATAGAAAGTGTGGCTCCAGCTCGGCTTCCAGATGTTAGAGCCAATCTCCTGGCCACCTTAGCCTCAGTGCAGAGTGGACATGCCTGGCTGTGCCATGTGGGACCGTCACCACAGTCACCGAGCCCGCTCCCTGTCCTAGGGTTCTTGATCTCTGAGGGATGTGGTCGGGAGCCCCACTCACCCCCATGTCACGTAAGGCTCCACTATCCGCAGCACTCGCAGGGTTGCGGGTGTGACTCTGACAAAGACGCCACTGAACATTTTCTTCAGGCGAAGCCGTGCGATGGTCCGCTGCACCAGCGAACTCACCCCATTGATCCTGAAACAAACAGCAAAGACAAGAGAAGTCAGGCTCCCTCAGGCTGATGTCCAAGGGACGTCATGGCTCTCCAGAAAACAGCTTGAAAAGCTCAGCTTGGGGGTCAACGCTGAGGGGTACTTGatcaagctgtcacctgcagcaagTCAGATTCCAAtgccaattgctccacttccaatccagctacctgctaagctgcttgggagagcaggacaagatggcccatgtgtgagacccgaTGGGAGTctcaagctcccagcttcagcctggcccagctgctgtgcccctgtggggaGGGAATACCTGGTAGAAAAGGTCTGTTTCACAAGAGGCAGTGCAAACAGATCATCTCCCTGCGATGCTGGCAATGTCTGGGCTGCTATGGGAACACAGACATGTTGGAGAGGGTTTCGTAGGACTAAGCAAGCTTGACTTGTTTCTGAGGGTGCTACTGGAGAATGTACGGCAAAGACGTGACCAGGCTTCTTGCTGATAGTCACCGAGGACAGTGGGATGGCAGGGGAACCCAGTCAGGAGGCTCCCAGCTACAGCTCCCACAGGTATAGGTGAAggcagtgtgtggtgggcaggattgggctggactccaacacccactggtttgcacagaggacagggctggagacagaattaacccagcaattgcaatcaccagcatgtgcataaactgattagGGTGACAGACTGTGTTGGACCCTTATTGGCAGGCACACAAAAgcatcaggtctaggatcacctcagatgaggcttCTCTGGGGATTTCCCCCGCCAAcagaaccgctggactcagaactccaaccatggagagaactgcaggttccatggtctgaccatggagtgcacatATCAGAGCTGGGTCTCCCCAGTGCCTCAGacgagcagtggacagcatatccaggtgcacatggaggatatggcagtacattagagcctgcagaggacacctgggatagacaattcagaactgctgaactatcaaaaccacttaagcaggaccctcggagcatgctgcATGTTGGGGAACCTGGGATAGTTGGGAGTCTGGGTGTGGATTCTCCCCTTGTCTCCATTGGTTTCCCCagatatagaaaggaaaaaaagagaatgtggaaacaatggtctcaaccACTTcgctctagcccttgaccctttgtaccctaatcaactatgtaagactcatcgaaaaataaataaaaaagaagcctcccgggcccagtgtggtaacctagcagctaaaatcctcactttgcacatgccaggatcccatatgagtgccagttctaatcccagaagccctacttcccatccagctccctgcttgtggcctgggaaagcagtcaaggacagcccaaatccttgggaccctgctcccacgtgggaaaccctgaagaaacccctggcccctggctttgcagccacttggggagtgaatcaacggacggaagatctttctctctgtctctcctcctctctgcatatctgactttccaataaataaaataaatcttaaaaaaaaaaaaaaaaaagcctcctggCAGAGGCCAGGAATTTCTAAGCAGATATTAGAGGGCTGTGAGGGAAGGGAGGGTGAGCCCAGGGACCAAAAGTGTGGAAAACCCTGTTTATGCTCCACCCTCCTGACTGCCCTCGGTTCCTAGAAAAGCAGCCCCCACCCACCGCCACACTTCAGCCTTCTGCAGCTATGCCTGAAGTTCTGACCCTGGTGAGCTCCTTTCAGGTCTTCTAGGCCcaggtccaacttcctgcttcagAAAGTATGTCTTCAAATACCCCACACTCAAGTTCCTGTGCTCCACTAATTCCAGAGTCAATCAGGTGGGCCTAGTGTcacggctcaattggctaatactccacctgcaagcatgtatcccatatgggcactggttcatgtaccagctgctccacttcccatccagctccctgcttgtggcctgggtaagcagcagaggatggcctaaagccttgggaccctgcacccaggcaggaggcctggaggaggttccaggttcctagctttgcatcagccctgctgtggctgttgaagccatttggggcagGGCGTGGAGTGATGAGCCAGTGaatagatttttgtctctccttttctgtaaatctacctttccaaaacaaacaagcaaacaaaaacaaatacagcattctgtatgggtaccagttcaagtccctgctaatggcctgggaaagcagcagagaatggaccaagtgcttgggcaccaggacctatgtgggagacgcagaagaagctcctggcttcagcctggcccagccccagtcattgaggccatctgaggagtgagtcagcggataggacacctctctctgtacCCTGCCCAGCATCAGTCTTCCTAACCTTGGAGACATAACTGTGTATCGCACACAGCCTTGAATTCCCAGGCACGACTTATCCTAGAGGGTCAGGGCCTAGTGTCTCATCTTTCTGGATGGGAGCCCTAACGCTGAGTCAACAGTTTGCTTTGGCTTCAGGGAACCCACAGAGAAACCAGGGCCTTACTTCTGGAGGCGGATAACGAAGGCCAGGGAATGCTTGTCCGGCATTTCCAAGGCGTGAGGTTTCACATTCAGCCGTCTGAGCCGCACTGCGTCCCGCCGCTGCCGCCAAGCATCGTACACGAAGCACTCTAGCCGCTTGAACCGGaactcctttcctttcctctgctAGAGAAGATGGCCGTTTGCATCACCATGTGGTGTGCATGCTCACCCGCACTCCCCGCGTTCTGCAAAGAGGAGCTGTGGCTCTCACACTACACACAGTCCCCTGCGAACCTTTCTTTTGAGAggtgaggagacagagaagtagtatgtgccacctgccaggcaGAAGCCCAGAGGAGCCCGGTGTGCAATGTGGACTtcacagcaggggcagggagccAGCCACCTGTGCCGTCGTCTCCTGGGGCCAGCCCAGGACCTGAGGTGTAGGGCGCTGACCTCTCAACTGACTGCGCTCCTGACCctgccatgaactttttgaagtactaatTTCTGTGTGATTTCAAAGTTTTTGTACCAAAAGAACATCATCTTTAATCCCGCTTTCCATGAACTCACAGAAATATTAATATAGGAAACTGAGAAATCTAAGCAAAAATGGAGTTAAGAAAACGAGAATCCCTTGGCACCTGCGTGCTGGTATAGTGTGCTCATCccgcccgcccctcccccccccggggCTGTTTCattcctcttccagctccctgcttgtggcctgggaaagcagttgaggacggcccaatgcattgggacctgcacccgtgtgggagacctggaagaggctcctggctcttggtttcggatcagctcagctctggcccttgtatgCATTTGGGCCTCTCTATAATTCTCTctattgttatggggtgcagcctgtgatagccagcacccattgacaagtggacaaatgaaatttggctgtgtcccccaacctctgtcctaaaGGTGGGTCCTAAgagcaatggaatagtaattgcatcctcaaccacttcccccacatcctaaatgagccaggatactggaagtccaattagtttaggtatttttagctaccagccttgttcctgttcctgtccatcctaaggagcactaatcaactccttggCCCACAACACTTAAGTATTcgctgctgcccacctgtgactcacctatcacctgagaggggacggtgttgtgttgtgtgtaaccactcccctcacaagcccctttaaaaggcctgtgaagcaagggctcttttctttctggccaggtgcttccattacgctagcacctcgactcttggctgacccaggacaggtaatcccctgagcttggtccctgtgtgctgcttagaagaggcaatggttatagtgatgttgtttctggtttgtgtactatcagcagttccaggaggggtgaagccaagcagtagtagaatgtgggcagagaagccagggaaaggtgaatgcctgcagcgttgtaagtgtgtccaggttatttgttg from Ochotona princeps isolate mOchPri1 chromosome 1, mOchPri1.hap1, whole genome shotgun sequence encodes:
- the RPL7L1 gene encoding ribosomal protein uL30-like, whose protein sequence is MCGVCRSGKMAEAEQRKKIPLVPENLLKKRKAYQALKATQAKQALLARRERKGKEFRFKRLECFVYDAWRQRRDAVRLRRLNVKPHALEMPDKHSLAFVIRLQKINGVSSLVQRTIARLRLKKMFSGVFVRVTPATLRVLRIVEPYVTWGFPNLKSVRELILKRGQARVNKKTVPLTDNTMIEEHLGRFGVICLEDLIHEIAFPGEHFQNIARFLRPFQLSVARHATKNRAGFLKEMGSPGYRGERINQLIRQLN